Below is a genomic region from Bordetella pertussis 18323.
GTTCGGCGGCGCCGGCGGCGTATCGCTGCGCAACGGGCCGAGGAATCCGGTCGCATTGCTGGCGGGTGCGCTCGGTATCGCCATGACCACGGCCGAGGACGCATCGGCGCCGGCTTCGGCTCCGGGTTCCAGTTCGGCGGATGGCATGGACGTAGGTGCCAGGGCGGTCAACAAGGCTTTGTGCACCTGCAGCGCCTGGTCGCGCAGACCGGGCAAGGCAAATCCCATGCTCACTGTCACGATGACCGCGATGCCCAGATAGACGGAGCTGATGCGCAGCCATTCGGCGAGATGGTGGTGCACTCCTTGGGCCAGCTGTCGGAACAGGCCGGCCACTGACGCATCGGGCATGGGACCTCCTGCGTGGAATGAGAGGAGGCAGATGTTAACCTCTGTTTTGCCTCAAGAATGTAACTATTTTGCCGGGATCTGCCTTGAAGTACCGCGACCTCCGAGATTTTCTTGCCCAGCTCGAACGCCAGGGCGAACTCAAACGCATCACCGCGCCGGTCTCGACGCGGCTGGAAATGACCGAGATTGCCGACCGGGTGCTGCGCGCCGGCGGCCCGGCCCTGCTGTTCGAGAACGCCCGCCACAACGACGCGCCGGCCGACATGCCGGTGCTGGCCAACCTGTTCGGCACGCCGCGGCGGGTCGCCTGGGGCATGGGGGCCGACGACGTCGGCGCCCTGCGCGAAACCGGCGAACTGCTGGCCTCCCTGCGCGAGCCCGAAGCGCCCAAGGGCCTGCGCGACGCGCTGGCCAAGGTGTCCATGCTGAAAGCCGCCCTGTGGGACATGAGCCCCAAGACCGTGCGCAGCGCCGCCTGCCAGGAAATCGTCTGGGAAGGCGCCGACGTCGAGCTGAGCCGCCTGCCCATCCAGACCTGCTGGCCGGGCGACGTGGCGCCCCTGCTCGCCTGGGGCCTGGTGATCACGCGCGGGCCGAACGCCCGGCGGCAGAACCTGGGCATCTACCGCCAGCAGCCGCTGGGGCCGAACAAGCTGATCATGCGCTGGCTGTCGCACCGGGGCGGCGCGCTGGACTTCCGCGACCACGCCCAGGCCCACCCGGGCAAGCCGTTTCCCATCACCGTGGCGCTGGGCGCCGACCCGGCCACCATCCTGGGCGCGGTCACGCCGGTGCCGGACACGCTGTCCGAATACCAGTTCGCCGGGCTGCTGCGCGGCTCGCGCACCGAGGTCGTCAAGGCGCTGGGCAGCGACCTGTCGGTGCCGGCCTCGGCCGAGATCGTGCTCGAGGGCCACCTGCTGCCGGCCGACGATCCGCGCGCCGTCGCTGCCGTGGTGCCCGAGGGCGCCAACCCGCCCCCGGCCACCGGCTACGAAATGGCGCTCGAAGGCCCCTATGGCGACCATACCGGCTACTACAACGAGCAGGACTGGTTCCCGGTGTTCACGGTGGACCGCATCACCATGCGGCGCAACCCCATCTACCACTCCACCTATACCGGCAAGCCGCCCGACGAGCCGGCCGTGCTGGGCGTGGCGCTGAACGAGGTATTCGTGCCGCTGCTGCGCCGCCAGCTGCCCGAGATCGTCGATTTCTACCTGCCCCCGGAAGGCTGCAGCTACCGCCTGGCGGTGGTGTCGATCCGCAAGCAGTACGCCGGCCACGCCAAGCGCGTGATGTTCGGCTTGTGGAGCGTGCTGCGGCAGTTCATGTACACCAAGTTCATCGTGGTGGTCGACGAAGACATCGACCCGCGCGACTGGACCGAAGTGGTCTGGGCCATGACCACGCGCATGGACCCCGTGCGCGACACGGTGCTGGTCGAGAACGCGCCTATCGATTACCTGGATTTCGCCTCGCCGGTGTCCGGCCTGGGCGGCAAGATGGGGCTGGACGCCACCAACAAGTGGCCGGGCGAAACCAGCCGCGAATGGGGCACGCCCATACACATGGACGAAGCGGTCAAGCGCCGGGTGGATGCCATGTGGGACACGCTGGGACTGTAGCCATGCCGCGGGCGGCGCCGGCCGCCCGCCTGCCGGCCTGGCTCAGTCGGCCTGGCGCTCCTCGCGCGCGGACTGCCAGATCCGGTATGCCTGCCAGCCCACCAGCGCCACGCCGGCCAGCTTGAGCAGGCGCGAGCGCCGGGCGCCGCGCCCCATCACCATGGCCGACAGCGTCGAGCTGACGAAGGGATAGCGCCGTACCAGCGCGAACGCCTGCCAGAACAGCCGCGAGGTATTGGCCTTGCCCAGGCTGGGCCAGATGGACTTGACCATGTTGCTTGGCGTCAGCGTGCGCCCCGCCTCGACGATACCCTGCGCCAGCGCCTCGCGCTCGAGCGCGGCGCGCGCGCGCAGCAATTCAAGCCGCACCATGCGGTCTACCGAAGCCGAGTGGCGGGCCATGTCAGTCGTCCTCCGCGTTGCGCTGCCCGTCGCTGGCGCGTTGCGCATCGCGCACCCGTTCCAGCATGTCCGTATCGCGGCCGAGCTCCTCGAGCGTGGCGGCGAACGGCACGGGACCGTCGACCAGGTCGCGCCGGACCAGGAAGAACAGCACCAGCCCGATCACGCCATAGCCGCCCGCCAGCCAGCCCAGCGCGGCGTAGCGCGACTCGGTAGGCCAGAAGGCCACCGCGATCGTGATGGTGAATACCAGGACCGCCAGCGTCAGGAACAACAGCGCGCCGAAGGCCATGCCCAGCAGTTTGATCAGGCGGATCTTTTCGCCGGCGGCTTCCAGCGCCAGTAGTTCGAGGCGTGTACGCGTCAGTCCGACCAGACTGGCGGCCACGCCGAATACCGATCTACGCAAACCCATTGTGCATGCCGGGGCGGACGCGCGGCCCGCCCCGCCGTGATCAGCGGCGGCTGATCAGCAGGCCGAGCAGCAGGCCGGTCACGCCTGCGATGCTGATGGCCTGCCAGGGATTGTCGTGCACGTAATCGTCGGTGGCGCGGGCCGCTCGGCGGCCGCGTTCGAGCACCGCGTCCTGCGCGTCGTACAGCGCCTCGCGGGTGCGGCGCACCGATGCCAGCGCGCGCTCGCGCAATTCGGTCGCCTTGTCGCCCGTGGTGCTGGCGGCTTCGCGCAGCAAGGTCTCGGCATCATTGAGGCTGGTCTTGACGCTGTCGATGAGTTTCTCTTTCGTTGCTTCGTCGGATCTTCTCGCGGCCATTATCAGCTCCTTGTCGATGTGTCGATGACGCGTTCATCATACCAGCCGCGCCCCGCGCCACGCACCCCCGCGTGCTACGGGGTGCTACTTCAATTGCGTAATCTCAACGGATGACTTGATTCCGGCCTGGTCGATGTCCTGGCGCATCACCAGGTTGACGCTGGGGCAGTACCAATCGGTCACCGTGGTGTCCATGCCGGGAATCGGCAAGGTCAGGCCCTTGAAGGTGGCCATGGTGGGCTCGCTGCTGCGCGGATAGGTGATCGGCCAGCAGGCATGGCGGCCCAGCGCCGTGCTCAGGTCCTGGCGGGCGCCGACCGTCTTTTCGCCGATGCGCACCACGGTGGTCGGCTGGCCGCCCACCGGCGCCTCCTTGCCGATCCTGAGCCGGTAGCTGGCCCCGGGCAGGCGCTGCCCTTCGCCGCTGATCTTGTCGTAGGCGAACAGGCCCAGCATGCGCAGGTCGAACTGCCCCTCGGAGCGGGGCTGCTCGCCCGCCTCGGCGTACTTCACGAACGTGGCCTGGCCGTTCTTGACGGTCATCAGGTAATCCAGCCGCGACTTGCCCGGCGGCAGGCCGGCATAGCTGAAGGTGGCCATGCCCTGCACGCGCGCGCGACAGTTGTCGCCATTGGTCTTGGAAACCTCGGTGAAGCCCAGGTCGGCGCCCAGGCCGATGTTGCCGCTGCCGGTCAACTGCACCTGGCCGCCGTCATGCATGAACTTGGCGTCGCACACGCCCGCCTGCGCCGCGCCGGCCCACGCCAGCACACCAATTGAAACAAAAAATCGCACCATCATGGGCCGCTCCTGAAACGCTCGGTTCGGCGGCCCGGGACGCGGGCCGCGCTGGCTGATACTACACCGGTTGCGCCGGCCGGCGCCGCCCGGCAGACAGTTCTGACCCGCCCGTCCGCCCAGGGTTCCGGGCCGGCCGCGCCAGGGGCGGCAGGCGTCCAAATGATTAATGGCTATATGGATTCAAGAAATCGAAAGTTGTGGGGATGAACCCCGGTCCCTATGATCGGCTGACATTCGCGGGCCTTCCCGCGTGGCTGATTTCCATGACGCTGTTCCCGATTTTCGCCGACCTGACGGGGCGGCGCGTACTGGTGGTGGGCGGCGGCGCCGTCGCCGTCCGCAAGACACAGGCCCTGCTGCAAGCCGGCGCCGAGGTCGTCGTGGGCGCGCCGCGCCTGGATCCGGCGCTCGCCGCCCTGGCCGAGCAGGGCGGCATCGCCCGCCTGGACGGCGGCTTCGAACCCGCCTGGCTGGCCGGCGCCTGGCTGGTGGTGGCCGCCACCGACGACCGCGCCGTCAACGCGGCGGTCAGCGAGGCCGCGCGGGCGCGCCGGGTATTCTGCAACGTGGTCGACGATGCCGAACTGTCGTCCTTCCAGGTGCCGTCCGTCGTCGACCGGTCGCCGCTGATCGTGGCCATCTCCTCCTCGGGCGTGGCGCCCGTGCTGGCGCGGCGCCTGCGCGAGCGCATCGAGTCGCTGTTCGACCATTCGCTCGGCCAGCTGGCAGCCCTGGCGGCGCGCTATCGGCCGCGCATCCGCGCCGCCCGCCCCGACCTCGGCCAGCGGCGGCGTTTCTACGACTGGCTGCTCGACGGCCCGGTCGCGGCGCGCCTGCGCCAGCAACAGCCCGGGCTGGCCGAACAGGAACTGGAACAGGCGCTGCGCGCGCCGCAGGCCGCCCCCCGGGGCAGCGTCGTGCTGGTGGGCGCGGGCCCGGGCGACCCCGGCCTGCTGACGCTCAAGGCGCTGCGCGCACTCAATGAAGCCGACATCATCCTGTACGACCGCCTGGTCAGCGAGGGCGTGCTGGCGCTGGCGCGCCGCGACGCTGAACGCGTGCCCGTGGGCAAGCTGCCCGGCAAAGACCACGACGCCACCCAGGCGCGCATCCACGCCCTCATGCTGGCCCAGGCGCGCGCCGGCCGGCGCGTGGTGCGCCTGAAAGGCGGCGATGCCTTCATCTTCGGACGCGGCGGCGAAGAACTGGAATACCTGCGCGCGCACGGCGTGCCGTACGAGGTCGTGCCCGGCATCACCGCGGCGCTGGCCTGCGCCGCCTATGCCGGCATGCCCCTGACGCATCGCGACCATGCGCAGTCGGTGCGCATGGTCACCGCCCACTGCCGCGCCGACCAGGACACCCTGGACTGGGCCGGCCTGGCCCGCGACCAGCAGACCCTGGCGTTCTACATGGGCGTGGGCCAGCTCGATTACGTCACCGCGCGCCTGCTCGAACACGGCCGCGCGCCGGCCACCCCGTTCGCCCTGATCGAAAACGGCAGCCGGCCCGAACAACGCGTCGTCACCGGCACGCTGGCCGACCTGCCCGAGATCGCGCGCCGGCGCGGCGTGCGCCCCCCGGCGCTGCTGGTCATCGGCGAAGTCGCCGCCCTGGCCGACACCCTGCAATGGTTCGGCCAGCACCAGCGCGGCCTGCCCGGCCCGCAGGCCCTGGCCGCCTGAGCCTGGAGACTGGCACCGGCCAAGCTCCAGGAAAACCTCCTCCGCGGGGGATAGACCCTCCTCGCTTTACCAGCTGTACCGGTAGCCCGCGTGGAAGGTCCACGGCATGGCCAGCTTCGGGCCCTTGGAGTACTCGTACGAGGCATACAGGCTGTGGCCGCGGCCCAGCGCGGCGGCCATGCCCAGGCCCAGTTCGGCGCGCGTGCCGCGCAGTTCGGTGCGGTGCGCGATGCCGTTGGTGCGTACCGTACCCGCGCCGTCGAACTCCTGCAGCACGCTGGCCTTGATGTATGGCTGCACCTGCCTGCCGCCTGCCAGTTCGATGCGCTTGCCGACCTCCAGGCCCAGGCGACCCAGCACCGAGCTGCCGCCTTCGTCGCGCACCCGCAGGCCGTTGGCCGCGCGGTACGCACCGCCGCCGGCCCGGAATACCGCCAGCTCGGCCTGCGGCTCGAGGAACCAGCCGTCGGCATGGGTAAAGCGCCGGCCCGCCTCGAGCGAGGCGCCCACCCCATGGGTGCGGTACTTGCCCTTGACCGCGTACCCGTCGCTGCCCGCCACCTTGAAGTCATTCTCCAGGCGGCTGGCGCGCAGCGTCGCGTCCAGGTAGAAACCGCTGTCGGCGATATATGTGGCATAGCCCCCGACATGCACGCTGTCGGTGTGGCCGCCGCCGTCGCCGGTGAAGCCGCGGTCGCCGCGCGTATAGCCGGCCAGCCCGCCCAGGTGCCAGCGTCCGCCGGCCACCGCCACCGCGTGGTCGGCGCCCAGCTCGAAGCCGGCCACCTTCTGGTCGAAGCGCCGCCCGGCGCGGTTGTCCAGCTGCTGGCGTTGCGCGAAGCCGCGGCCCCAGGCGCCGCCGGCGTCCGGATTCAGGCGCAACTCGCCCAGGCGCTTGGACAACGCATTGCTTTCGGCGTACCAGAGCGTGCTGGCCAGGCCCACCCCACCCGTGTTGACCGCCGCGTTGGCGGCGGCGGACAACTCCCTGCCCGCCGGCGGTTGCGGCGCCGGCGCTTCCGGCTGCGGCTGCGGCGGCTGGGGACCCGGCTGCGGCGCGGGCTTGGGCGCCGGCGGCGCCTTCGCGCCCACCAGGCTCCACTGCCCATTGCCGTTGGCGGCCAATCGATAGCGATAGGTACCGATATCGACCTTGCCGTCCTTGTTGGCAAGGGTAAAGGTCGCCGCGCTGCCTCGTGGCGTCTGCACCAGCAGCAGGGTGTTGGCGCTGGCCGGCTCGCTGCCGCTGTTGCGGACCCACAGCCTGTGCTGGCCGCTGGCGTCCTGCATGACGACCAGCTTGTCGCTCAGCCCCAGGTCCGCGAAGACATTCATGCGGAACAGCCCCGAACCCGCCAGCGTATTGACCGTCAGGACCTTGAACCGCCCAGCTTCGGCCGGCTGCTGGAAATCGACGCTGCCGTCGCTGGCCAGCCGTAGCGCACCGACGTTCGAGTTGTCCGTCATGACCCAGGTGGCGTTGTCGATGGACAGCGAGTCGACCGCGCGGGTAGCGCCCGTCCATCGGGCCTGGCTGGCCAGCGCCACGTCGAGCGGCCCGATCGACGTGCCGGGAATAGAGGGCAGCTCCGTCGCGACGATGTCGCCCTGCGCATCGGCGCCCCCGGTCAGCGTCAGCTTCACGGGCTCCGGCAGGACCCGGTACAGCAGCGCTTTCCCCTGGGCATGCGCGCCGGCCTGCAAGGTGATCGACAGGGGCGCGGCTTGAGGCGCAAAGCGACGCGCGCCGCCGGTCTCGATGACATTGCCGTGCGGTGCGAACAAGCTGCCGCCCGACACCGTCACCCTGGCGCCGCGGCCCACCCGGATTGCGGCGCCCAGCTCCGGCGCCTCGACGATCGACTGGGCGAGCTCCACGCTGGAGCCCGATACGTCCACGCCATACCAGCCGTCGAGGACGGGACCGAAGCCGCCGGGACCGAAGCCGCCGGGAACCGCACCGCCGGGAACCGCACCGCCGGGAACCCCACCGCCGGCAGGCGCGTCCCCGCGCCGTATCGTCGCGCGCTGCAGATGCACGACCGCCCCTTGCATGGCCGCCACCCCCGCTGCCCGCCCGCCGGTGATGTGCCCGCCGTCGAGCGTAAGCTCACTGGCCCCCAACACAGACACCGCCGCGGGCGCGCCGCTGGCGGGCACGGCGGTCACGTTGGTGTCGCGCAGCACCACCCGGCTGGGCGGAAGGTCTTCCGGCTGCAATGACTGCAGGGCGCCGATATGCAAGCCCCCGTCGACGATGGCGCTGCGTTGGACCGTGACATTGGCGCCGCGCTCGATCTGCACGCCGCCAGCGCCCTGCAGGGTGCTGTCGGCGATGCTGGCCTGGGCCTGTTCGCCGGCCACATAGAGCGCGATGCCGTCGTCGTCCCAGGTGTCGCCGACGTTGGCCAGCGTGGCGTGATCGGCGACCAGCTTGCCGGCCTTGACGGTGACGGTGCCCAGAAAGCGCCGGATGCCATCGTCGAACAACTGTCCCGACGACGTGACACTGCCGTTCCGGAACTGCAGCTCGGCCGCGGGATTTTCTAGCAGGATGCCCTGGGCCTGACGGCCGCTTACCTTGATGGTGGTTCCGCTGGCGGTCCGTACGCCGCCCGGGTCGGAGCCCTGGATATGGATGCCATGCTGGCGCTCACCGGTCTTGACGATGGACTGGTTGTTCCAGTCGGCATGCGCCGCCGGGGCGGCGCCCAGCGCGCCCAGCGCCATGGCCAGCGTGGTGCGGCGCAGGGGCGCCGCCTTGACAATGCGTGACAGAGACATGTTCATTGGATGCCAGGTGGAGAGCAGACGCCCGCCATGCCCGCACCGCGATGGAACAGGGAAGAATGGGCGC
It encodes:
- the cysG gene encoding siroheme synthase CysG; translation: MTLFPIFADLTGRRVLVVGGGAVAVRKTQALLQAGAEVVVGAPRLDPALAALAEQGGIARLDGGFEPAWLAGAWLVVAATDDRAVNAAVSEAARARRVFCNVVDDAELSSFQVPSVVDRSPLIVAISSSGVAPVLARRLRERIESLFDHSLGQLAALAARYRPRIRAARPDLGQRRRFYDWLLDGPVAARLRQQQPGLAEQELEQALRAPQAAPRGSVVLVGAGPGDPGLLTLKALRALNEADIILYDRLVSEGVLALARRDAERVPVGKLPGKDHDATQARIHALMLAQARAGRRVVRLKGGDAFIFGRGGEELEYLRAHGVPYEVVPGITAALACAAYAGMPLTHRDHAQSVRMVTAHCRADQDTLDWAGLARDQQTLAFYMGVGQLDYVTARLLEHGRAPATPFALIENGSRPEQRVVTGTLADLPEIARRRGVRPPALLVIGEVAALADTLQWFGQHQRGLPGPQALAA
- a CDS encoding phage holin family protein; its protein translation is MGLRRSVFGVAASLVGLTRTRLELLALEAAGEKIRLIKLLGMAFGALLFLTLAVLVFTITIAVAFWPTESRYAALGWLAGGYGVIGLVLFFLVRRDLVDGPVPFAATLEELGRDTDMLERVRDAQRASDGQRNAEDD
- a CDS encoding DUF883 family protein, whose translation is MAARRSDEATKEKLIDSVKTSLNDAETLLREAASTTGDKATELRERALASVRRTREALYDAQDAVLERGRRAARATDDYVHDNPWQAISIAGVTGLLLGLLISRR
- the ubiD gene encoding 4-hydroxy-3-polyprenylbenzoate decarboxylase — its product is MKYRDLRDFLAQLERQGELKRITAPVSTRLEMTEIADRVLRAGGPALLFENARHNDAPADMPVLANLFGTPRRVAWGMGADDVGALRETGELLASLREPEAPKGLRDALAKVSMLKAALWDMSPKTVRSAACQEIVWEGADVELSRLPIQTCWPGDVAPLLAWGLVITRGPNARRQNLGIYRQQPLGPNKLIMRWLSHRGGALDFRDHAQAHPGKPFPITVALGADPATILGAVTPVPDTLSEYQFAGLLRGSRTEVVKALGSDLSVPASAEIVLEGHLLPADDPRAVAAVVPEGANPPPATGYEMALEGPYGDHTGYYNEQDWFPVFTVDRITMRRNPIYHSTYTGKPPDEPAVLGVALNEVFVPLLRRQLPEIVDFYLPPEGCSYRLAVVSIRKQYAGHAKRVMFGLWSVLRQFMYTKFIVVVDEDIDPRDWTEVVWAMTTRMDPVRDTVLVENAPIDYLDFASPVSGLGGKMGLDATNKWPGETSREWGTPIHMDEAVKRRVDAMWDTLGL
- the prn gene encoding pertactin autotransporter is translated as MNMSLSRIVKAAPLRRTTLAMALGALGAAPAAHADWNNQSIVKTGERQHGIHIQGSDPGGVRTASGTTIKVSGRQAQGILLENPAAELQFRNGSVTSSGQLFDDGIRRFLGTVTVKAGKLVADHATLANVGDTWDDDGIALYVAGEQAQASIADSTLQGAGGVQIERGANVTVQRSAIVDGGLHIGALQSLQPEDLPPSRVVLRDTNVTAVPASGAPAAVSVLGASELTLDGGHITGGRAAGVAAMQGAVVHLQRATIRRGDAPAGGGVPGGAVPGGAVPGGFGPGGFGPVLDGWYGVDVSGSSVELAQSIVEAPELGAAIRVGRGARVTVSGGSLFAPHGNVIETGGARRFAPQAAPLSITLQAGAHAQGKALLYRVLPEPVKLTLTGGADAQGDIVATELPSIPGTSIGPLDVALASQARWTGATRAVDSLSIDNATWVMTDNSNVGALRLASDGSVDFQQPAEAGRFKVLTVNTLAGSGLFRMNVFADLGLSDKLVVMQDASGQHRLWVRNSGSEPASANTLLLVQTPRGSAATFTLANKDGKVDIGTYRYRLAANGNGQWSLVGAKAPPAPKPAPQPGPQPPQPQPEAPAPQPPAGRELSAAANAAVNTGGVGLASTLWYAESNALSKRLGELRLNPDAGGAWGRGFAQRQQLDNRAGRRFDQKVAGFELGADHAVAVAGGRWHLGGLAGYTRGDRGFTGDGGGHTDSVHVGGYATYIADSGFYLDATLRASRLENDFKVAGSDGYAVKGKYRTHGVGASLEAGRRFTHADGWFLEPQAELAVFRAGGGAYRAANGLRVRDEGGSSVLGRLGLEVGKRIELAGGRQVQPYIKASVLQEFDGAGTVRTNGIAHRTELRGTRAELGLGMAAALGRGHSLYASYEYSKGPKLAMPWTFHAGYRYSW